A window of Brettanomyces nanus chromosome 2, complete sequence contains these coding sequences:
- a CDS encoding uncharacterized protein (EggNog:ENOG41), whose amino-acid sequence MTTTTNFSLVEQNKENIQAIPQGRSVKRLVDLEQLHGTELKEKLAAERELFEVRLDRSQLEDLDDPLEPYLDYLKWIRESFPSGNNNRELIKLLEKATHDFKDDDYYKNEVRYFKIWLEYIKFSDTPREIFTYLFKKQIGRKLSLFYESYAGFMEEQDDYERADEIYKMGIECKARPAVKLQNAYERFKIRLKSRPNQEESSKEVRVLSNSEGGGLSTCIQHTIQKPKFQVFKDSSADTHTSAFNNERSDTRDSLESLQNIRKENKVQGVPFKSQKIPQIALKGARKRKFSVFKDTPKLKYPVTTSVDVPGKRTAKYDFNFDLFFPKEGDTRTLYEVLALMMKKPTHDASFQTPLRKKIRTSMTPASRLGSSFLIGSLNEEEDTTRLTRSPTLTFFSNEARKEILQMFNQPIRSPSSTTTLTNITGTEVGLSDFITETLVKPSTPKKELISAGQETVMSSPFVDTPLRISFEKAAAESSQMAGLSEPSHYPGFHSYNIPLNKSQILKDLLKPGMPAVMGNKQLMIRFGMELFCVIKVLRENDDDSLYLCEQSTGDQFSLRVSQRENDNGHEFCILSELSKRTDLFISSYGYYRYEDESYLMLPYFKQGSLVDLMKCVKLTESLVAFVTLQLLEQMIELHSIGYVHCQIEAGNCMLSMKDSAKYSEVKLCEFRKVVCVSDSISARSQYSQDCFALANVIHRLIFKKPLDIKKITLETVLVADIPSDWQRTTWNGLFKHLLNFEHLDKDGDSVRQLQKVSEMIAKWLKTVHDLDSTISYVASQLNSRSRR is encoded by the coding sequence ATGACTACAACCACGAATTTTTCTCTAGTAGAACAGAATAAGGAGAATATTCAGGCAATTCCTCAAGGGCGGTCTGTTAAACGGTTGGTGGATCTCGAGCAACTTCATGGTACGGAGCTGAAGGAAAAACTAGCCGCGGAGAGAGAATTGTTCGAAGTCAGACTTGATCGATCGCAACTGGAAGATCTTGACGATCCTTTGGAGCCATATCTTGATTATTTGAAGTGGATAAGAGAGAGTTTTCCGTCTGGTAACAACAATCGAGAATTAATAAAGCTTTTGGAGAAAGCTACGCATGACTTTAAAGACGATGATTACTATAAGAACGAGGTGAGGTACTTTAAGATATGGTTGGAGTATATTAAGTTCAGCGACACGCCACGAGAGATTTTTACTTATTTATTCAAGAAGCAAATAGGAAGGAAGTTGAGCTTATTCTATGAAAGTTATGCAGGGTTTATGGAGGAGCAAGATGATTATGAGAGAGCCGATGAGATCTATAAGATGGGCATAGAGTGCAAGGCTCGGCCTGCTGTCAAATTGCAAAATGCCTATGAAAGGTTCAAGATTCGATTGAAGAGTCGGccaaatcaagaagagtctTCGAAAGAAGTGAGAGTCTTGTCGAACTCAGAGGGAGGCGGATTATCAACTTGTATTCAGCATACTATTCAGAAACCTAAGTTTCAGGTTTTTAAAGATTCTTCTGCAGATACGCATACTTCAGCATTTAATAATGAGAGGTCTGATACCAGGGATAGTTTGGAATCCTTACAGAACATCAGGAAGGAGAACAAGGTACAGGGAGTACCATTCAAGTCCCAGAAGATTCCTCAGATTGCTCTTAAAGGAgctagaaagagaaaattcTCCGTATTTAAGGACACTCCTAAGCTCAAGTATCCTGTGACAACTAGTGTGGATGTTCCCGGAAAGAGGACAGCAAAGTATGACTTCAACTTTGATTTGTTTTTCCCTAAAGAAGGCGACACCAGAACGCTGTATGAAGTattggcattgatgatgaagaagccaaCCCATGACGCTAGTTTTCAAACTCcattgaggaagaagattcgCACTTCCATGACACCAGCCTCAAGATTGGGTAGTAGTTTTCTCATTGGTTCTctcaatgaagaagaggacaCCACCCGGCTGACTCGTTCACCAACAttaacttttttttcaaatgAGGCTCGTAAAGAGATCCTTCAGATGTTCAATCAACCAATCAGATCTCCCTCCAGCACCACAACTTTAACCAATATTACTGGTACTGAAGTTGGCCTCAGCGACTTCATTACTGAGACTCTCGTCAAGCCGTCCACACCCAAAAAAGAACTCATCAGTGCGGGTCAAGAGACTGTCATGAGCTCCCCATTTGTCGATACACCATTGCGGATATCTTTTGAAAAGGCCGCCGCTGAATCCTCTCAAATGGCAGGCTTGAGTGAGCCTTCGCACTACCCGGGGTTTCACTCCTACAATATTCCTCTGAATAAGTCACAGATCTTAAAAGACTTGCTTAAACCTGGTATGCCGGCCGTTATGGGTAACAAGCAGTTGATGATTCGGTTTGGTATGGAACTTTTCTGCGTCATCAAAGTGCTTCgagaaaatgatgatgattccCTTTATCTCTGCGAGCAATCGACAGGCgatcaattttctctcaGGGTAAGtcaaagagaaaatgaTAATGGGCATGAATTCTGCATTCTCAGTGAGCTCAGCAAAAGAACTGACCTGTTTATCAGCAGTTATGGATATTACCGGTACGAAGATGAGTCGTATTTGATGCTTCCTTATTTCAAGCAGGGCAGTTTGGTTGATTTGATGAAATGTGTTAAACTGACTGAGTCCTTAGTGGCATTTGTCACTCTTCAACTATTGGAACAGATGATTGAACTTCACAGTATTGGATATGTTCATTGCCAAATTGAGGCTGGTAATTGTATGTTGTCGATGAAGGATAGTGCCAAGTATTCGGAGGTCAAACTCTGTGAGTTTAGAAAGGTGGTTTGTGTATCGGACTCGATTTCTGCTAGATCTCAGTATTCACAAGATTGTTTTGCCTTAGCCAATGTCATTCATCGGCTCATTTTTAAAAAACCTCTTGATATCAAAAAAATAACGTTGGAAACAGTGCTGGTCGCTGATATTCCGAGCGATTGGCAGCGGACGACGTGGAACGGGCTTTTCAAACATCTACTCAACTTTGAACATCTCGATAAGGATGGAGATAGTGTTAGACAGCTACAGAAAGTTTCAGAAATGATTGCGAAGTGGTTGAAAACCGTTCACGATTTAGACAGTACGATAAGCTACGTTGCAAGCCAATTGAACAGTAGATCCAGAAGATAA
- the AFG3 gene encoding AAA ATPase afg3 (MEROPS:MER0002600), translating to MTRAVRSPIGLISPLRYSRLSRLACFQRTPSQVCTFSTTPTYRFKSTLLKFDQKKNDSNTTSSKNKKPNDKNGANGANGDPNNPFGNLKWKDWVIPSILMVIVLNGFAASGIDNGAQMTFQDFKTNYLEKGLVKKVNVINGTYVQAELLSGMPRFAGFSIGSPDFFDNEMDAVQDRLGIPTNERIPIAYETRTSVWSYLIPFLPTVILIGGTYYLIAQMRKKGPNSKGGPFDSIMNVGKSKAKLFNQDTNIKVKFKDVAGCDEAKEEVMEFVSFLKNPQKYERLGAKIPRGAILSGPPGTGKTLLARATAGEAAVPFLSVSGSEFVEMFVGVGASRVRDLFATARKLAPSIVFIDEIDAIGGAREKSPMRANDEKEATLNQLLVEMDGFDSSDHVVVLAGTNRPDMLDKALLRPGRFDRHIYLDKPDIEGRKAIYKVHLRPIKMKDAVTDMFAGRLAAMTPGFSGADIANCCNEAALIAARHSADFVELKDFEQAIERVIVGLERKTRILSPQEKKTVAYHEAGHAICGWYLKYADPLLKVSIIPRGQAALGYAQYLPADQYLISEEQFEHRMIMALGGRVSEELNFDDVTTGAADDLQKVTKMANAMVLKLGMSKKLGTIVFEPKDTQMQVHKPFSEETFEVIDIEIHRLIDDAYHKCKKLLTEKLDEVDKIAKELLKKEVITRDDMIRILGPRPFEEKNDAFKKYLLPKNEDGGENPHSDSGEPAPAS from the coding sequence ATGACGAGGGCTGTGCGAAGTCCCATAGGTTTGATTTCCCCCCTGCGCTATTCTCGTCTATCTCGATTGGCTTGTTTCCAGCGTACTCCTAGTCAAGTTTGTACCTTCTCTACTACCCCTACATATCGTTTTAAGAGCACACTTCTAAAATTCGatcagaagaaaaatgattcCAATACAACTAGCAGTAAGAACAAAAAACCCAACGACAAGAATGGCGCCAATGGAGCCAATGGCGACCCCAATAACCCATTTGGTAACCTCAAATGGAAAGATTGGGTTATTCCTTCTATTCTTATGGTTATCGTCTTGAATGGTTTTGCCGCTTCTGGTATTGACAATGGTGCTCAAATGACATTCCAGGACTTCAAGACCAACTACCTAGAGAAAGGTTTGGTTAAAAAGGTTAATGTAATCAATGGCACATACGTTCAGGCAGAATTACTCTCTGGAATGCCACGATTTGCCGGATTTTCCATTGGTTCCCCGGATTTTTTTGACAACGAGATGGATGCTGTTCAAGATCGTCTTGGTATCCCTACCAATGAAAGAATTCCGATTGCATACGAGACTAGAACTAGTGTCTGGTCCTACTTAATTCCATTTCTACCTACTGTCATTCTTATTGGTGGCACCTACTATCTTATTGCTCAAATGCGAAAAAAGGGACCTAACTCTAAGGGTGGGCCatttgattccattatGAATGTTGGTAAATCCAAAGCAAAATTGTTCAATCAGGATACCAACATCAAAGTGAAGTTTAAGGATGTCGCAGGATGTGACGAAGCCAAGGAGGAGGTGATGGAATTTGTTAGTTTCTTAAAAAATCCTCAAAAGTATGAGCGTCTTGGTGCCAAAATTCCAAGAGGTGCCATTCTCTCAGGTCCTCCAGGAACCGGTAAGACTCTATTGGCAAGGGCCACCGCAGGGGAGGCTGCTGTTCCATTCCTCTCGGTTTCCGGTTCCGAATTTGTGGAAATGTTTGTCGGTGTCGGTGCTTCCCGTGTTCGTGATTTGTTTGCTACAGCCAGAAAGCTAGCCCCAAGTATTGTCTTTATCGATGAAATTGATGCTATTGGTGGTGCCCGTGAGAAGTCTCCAATGCGTGccaatgatgaaaaggaggCTACATTGAATCAATTGTTGGTGGAAATGGATGGCTTTGATAGTTCCGACCACGTTGTCGTTCTTGCCGGTACCAACAGGCCGGACATGTTGGATAAAGCCTTGCTTAGACCAGGTCGTTTCGATAGACACATATATCTTGACAAACctgatattgaaggaagaaaggCCATTTACAAAGTTCATCTTAGACCAATCAAAATGAAGGATGCTGTAACCGATATGTTTGCCGGAAGATTGGCCGCTATGACACCAGGATTTTCTGGCGCTGATATTGCCAACTGTTGTAATGAAGCCGCTTTAATTGCCGCCAGGCACAGTGCGGACTTTGTTGAGTTGAAAGACTTTGAGCAGGCCATTGAAAGGGTGATTGTTGGTCTAGAGAGAAAGACTAGAATTCTTTCACCccaggagaagaagacggTCGCCTACCACGAGGCGGGACATGCCATCTGTGGATGGTATTTGAAGTATGCCGACCCATTATTAAAAGTTTCTATTATTCCTAGAGGACAAGCAGCCCTCGGTTATGCACAGTATTTGCCTGCAGATCAGTATCTAATCTCTGAGGAGCAATTTGAGCATAGAATGATCATGGCACTTGGAGGTAGGGTATCTGAGGAGTTAAATTTTGACGATGTGACCACGGGAGCTGCAGATGACCTTCAGAAAGTGACTAAGATGGCCAATGCCATGGTCCTTAAGTTAGGTATGTCGAAGAAGCTCGGTACCATTGTTTTCGAACCCAAGGATACCCAAATGCAGGTTCATAAACCTTTCAGTGAGGAGACTTTTGAGGTTATTGACATTGAGATTCATCGGcttattgatgatgccTACCATAAGTGCAAGAAGCTACTTACAGAGAAACTTGATGAGGTGGATAAGATTGCCAAGGAATTACTCAAGAAAGAGGTGATCACTAGAGATGACATGATTAGAATATTGGGACCAAGaccttttgaagagaagaacgaTGCGTTTAAGaagtatcttcttccaaagaacgAAGATGGTGGAGAAAATCCACACTCTGATTCGGGAGAACCAGCCCCTGCATCTTAA
- a CDS encoding uncharacterized protein (BUSCO:EOG09342K54): MQAETDEDEQEDDDEVKKEAAATSSNQYTYSHIQPKMSGLSRRRPANKGNSETADPNNPVNDKLKNNASSASLIDDRSDTKIAYDPEDIVESSRGRKCPLLTLMEEVLLMGLKDKEGYLSFWNDNISYALRGLILMELAMRGKIRMVNDPARKRFDLPDRLIECVDSKMTGETLLDEAIKLIKTDDSHLSVADWIDLLSGETWNLMKMNYQLKQVRERLAKGLVDKGVLKTERKNFLLFDMATHPIQDPTPKRRTAQRILSLLTNRNFIIEYDEKFFPEAAGDKYLRSVCLVCGCCAANVLENVLVDLGFDARDQAFVRVDELLSQYSEYPFADKQPASGIGINLYKEVQKEIEQEHADPLSMEIVAAVINVFWKMDAII; this comes from the coding sequence atgcAGGCTGAAACTGACGAGGACGAACAAGAGGACGACGACgaggtgaagaaagaagccGCAgcaacatcttcaaatcaatATACCTATTCACATATACAGCCAAAGATGTCAGGCTTGTCAAGAAGGCGACCAGCTAATAAAGGCAACAGCGAAACGGCGGATCCAAATAATCCGGTTAATGATAAGCTAAAGAACAATGCTAGTAGTGCCAGTCTCATAGATGATAGAAGCGACACTAAGATAGCGTACGATCCGGAAGACATAGTGGAAAGCTCAAGGGGAAGGAAATGCCCATTGCTCACGTTGATGGAGGAGGTTTTGTTGATGGGATTGAAAGATAAGGAGGgatatctctctttttggaaCGACAACATTTCGTACGCACTTCGAGGCTTAATACTAATGGAGTTGGCAATGCGAGGAAAGATTCGGATGGTGAATGATCCTGCAAGAAAACGGTTTGACTTGCCGGATCGTCTAATTGAATGTGTAGACTCTAAAATGACGGGCGAGACGCTTTTGGACGAGGCCATCAAGTTAATCAAGACGGACGATTCTCACCTAAGTGTGGCGGATTGGATAGATCTTTTGAGTGGAGAAACGTGgaacttgatgaagatgaactACCAACTGAAGCAGGTGCGGGAAAGATTAGCTAAGGGATTGGTGGATAAGGGAGTTCTCAAGACGGAACGTAAGAACTTCCTTCTGTTTGATATGGCCACGCATCCTATTCAGGATCCAACCCCTAAGCGTAGAACTGCACAGCGGATTTTGTCATTGCTCACGAATCGGAATTTCATCATTGAATACGACGAGAAGTTCTTCCCGGAGGCTGCTGGTGACAAGTATTTGCGGTCGGTCTGCTTGGTATGCGGTTGCTGTGCTGCCAACGTTCTCGAAAATGTTCTTGTTGATTTAGGGTTTGATGCTCGTGATCAGGCATTTGTGCGCGTTGATGAGCTGCTCAGTCAATATAGCGAGTATCCATTTGCAGACAAGCAGCCTGCTTCTGGTATAGGCATCAATTTGTATAAAGAAGTGCAGAAGGAGATCGAGCAAGAGCATGCGGATCCATTGTCTATGGAGATCGTGGCTGCGGTGATTAATGTATTCTGGAAGATGGATGCCATAATCTGA
- the PFY1 gene encoding profilin, required for normal timing of actin polymerization in response to thermal stress (BUSCO:EOG093445NA), with protein sequence MSLFANIIFSFSLAYTDNLTATGKLDKAAIYGSDGSAMWASSNNFKLEPSEIQELVGGFANASNLWASGLHIQGQKYFCIRADDRSIYGKHEAEGVLCVKTKQAILIAHYPGGIQPGEAAKIVEQLADYLIGQGY encoded by the exons ATGTC aCTTTTTGCTAAcattattttctctttctccttagCTTACACTGATAACCTCACTGCCACTGGCAAGTTGGACAAAGCCGCCATTTATGGATCAGACGGCTCTGCCATGTGGGCCAGCAGCAACAATTTCAAGTTGGAGCCCTCAGAGATTCAGGAACTTGTGGGAGGTTTTGCCAATGCATCAAATCTATGGGCCTCAGGCTTACACATTCAAGGACAGAAGTATTTTTGCATCAGAGCAGATGATCGATCCATTTACGGTAAGCATGAAGCAGAAGGTGTGCTCTGTGTTAAGACTAAACAGGCTATTTTGATTGCACACTATCCGGGAGGAATCCAGCCTGGCGAGGCAGCCAAGATCGTCGAACAATTGGCTGACTACTTGATTGGTCAGGGTTACTAG
- a CDS encoding uncharacterized protein (EggNog:ENOG41): MLTTLVGGARRFYSEKPGAKTEKAKTDKDGFPISESESIFNRYTGFFFGTVIAVIGYRYFNSQYKASHNGEPILSVIKKGSTLEDLKANYKSYRERVAKREELHSMMADTKVKDSNNVVTSITEVPGKVQCFSGNGQFNTIQDWTVVGPRKQKENPFR, from the exons ATGTT GACTACCCTGGTTGGTGGTGCAAGGCGGTTTTACTCTGAAAAGCCGGGTGCCAAAACAGAGAAAGCCAAGACTGACAAAGATGGCTTCCCTATATCCGAATCGGAGTCAATTTTCAATAGATATACAGgatttttctttggcaCTGTTATTGCTGTCATTGGTTATCGGTACTTTAACTCTCAATATAAAGCCTCTCACAATGGAGAACCTATTCTTTCTGTGATCAAGAAAGGTAGCACTTTGGAAGACTTGAAGGCCAATTATAAGAGCTATAGAGAGAGAGTtgcaaaaagagaagagctACACTCTATGATGGCAGACACAAAGGTCAAAGATTCCAATAACGTGGTTACAAGTATAACTGAAGTGCCAGGGAAAGTTCAATGCTTTAGTGGTAACGGACAGTTCAACACCATTCAGGATTGGACTGTCGTTGGACCAAGAaaacagaaggaaaatcCATTCCGTTGA
- a CDS encoding uncharacterized protein (BUSCO:EOG09343LWD), translated as MEKEETKETIKEGSEIESQEERKEETNKGIIDDEGDMDDLFGDTDEEVDEPIDNNEESENGEEEVSEELQRAELTLPRHPRSHSPLNHDVLMFNLPRFLSVDPEPFAPNSFEQQLSDFIKTERDNQGSEESKIKTKTGSSLKDSIQFKKLQLLNTIRWRYAKTPSGDLYKQSNTKIIEWEDGTMSMKLGNEHFEIRANKNEDNILAFQGGQVLVGTVNVNKAIKVLPPSTDSIAHKILASTIQNNMKLKRTKKINTMITRVDPELKARENERALKEIEKARRRQMAKIEQQEEKLNKGSRSSTSLSGFTGDNGIDFGEDDEDEDDDYAYAPKRGGKHGATTTEEGYENDDFVVGDDEEIEQGGEDEDEDELDRAAERLKLVKREGEKKYSKKRGLDEDADKIDDEAEEEDQDGEDGAVVTKKRRVILGNDEDEE; from the coding sequence AtggaaaaggaggaaaCTAAGGAAACAATCAAAGAAGGGAGTGAGATAGAAAGTCAGGAGGaaaggaaggaagagacCAACAAAGGgattattgatgatgaaggtgATATGGACGATTTGTTTGGAGAtacagatgaagaagttgatgaacCAATTGATAACAAtgaagagagtgaaaacggagaagaagaggtaaGTGAAGAACTCCAAAGAGCTGAGTTGACTCTACCGAGACATCCAAGATCACACTCACCGTTGAATCATGACGTACTGATGTTCAACCTACCGagatttctttctgttgaTCCAGAGCCGTTTGCGCCGAATAGTTTTGAGCAGCAGCTGAGTGATTTTATAAAGACAGAGAGGGATAATCAGGGTAGTGAAGAGAGCAAGATAAAGACAAAGACTGGTAGTAGTCTCAAGGACTCAATTCAGTTTAAGAAATTGCAGTTATTGAACACTATAAGGTGGAGATATGCTAAAACACCATCTGGTGACTTATACAAGCAGTCCAATACTAAGATCATCGAATGGGAGGATGGAACGATGTCAATGAAGCTTGGAAACGAGCACTTTGAGATCAGAGCGAATaagaatgaagataatATATTGGCGTTCCAAGGAGGACAGGTGTTAGTCGGAACGGTAAACGTCAACAAGGCCATCAAAGTTTTACCACCTTCAACAGATTCCATAGCACATAAGATTTTGGCCAGCACGATACAGAATAAcatgaagttgaagaggacTAAGAAGATCAATACCATGATAACACGGGTTGATCCTGAGTTGAAGGCTCGTGAGAACGAGCGTGCATTGAAGGAGATCGAGAAAGCTCGTAGGAGGCAGATGGCCAAGATTGAgcagcaagaagaaaagttaAATAAGGGAAGCAGATCGAGTACCTCTTTAAGTGGCTTTACTGGCGATAATGGTATTgattttggagaagatgatgaagatgaggacgaTGATTATGCATATGCACCTAAAAGAGGTGGCAAGCATGGCGCTACGACTACGGAGGAGGGATACGAGAACGATGATTTCGTTGTTGGagacgatgaagaaatcgagcaaggaggagaagacgaagacgaagatgaattagACCGTGCTGCCGAAAGATTGAAGCTGGTCaagagagaaggagaaaagaaatacaGCAAGAAGAGAGGCCTTGACGAAGATGCTGATAAGATcgatgatgaagcagaagaagaagatcaagatgGGGAGGACGGTGCGGTGGTtacaaagaagagaagagtgaTACTTGgaaatgatgaagatgaagagtaG
- a CDS encoding uncharacterized protein (BUSCO:EOG09340ZUN), with product MTFGQGWYDADVWGKLPRDGKENGGTGVELWAVIEAESKDDAFEQWRQLANSLSGLFCASLNFIDSSLTTSPVTVFQPKFASLENALIKTGNDMYLFRSALPREPVCTENLTPFLKILPTKGKAGIFSLLTGKKMFNSEWSSMAVDILTVCDSENDCHYQIKQSIDLIKNIPRVLERNVMPIPKPISGDDLRCDLTKKADLFHCFPLPESNELDFDLYDLFGRVIHGGALMASTQTRVCADLDTRYWKVLLNSSAPAGDSIHEDGRLCFDLNTNADYDLRFSTKDSTQIVSLDPPPIYASRSLSGYSQDSGGFRIDLYNPTDEDENVVIFETFPWFVRLSLHTLTITVNDTASHGVSDKVINNVVDEIIYNPAVDRKSPSHLELMTSIPSKTKVKLSLDFDKAMLLYAEYPPDANHGFEIDPAVISIIDKITGDTMYQMRTTTALLTLPTPDFSMPYNVIILTSTVMSLAFGSFFNLLTKRTVTEEEAEAAAANSSIRITTNRILGYRQKLRSMVRGN from the exons ATGAC GTTTGGCCAAGGCTGGTACGATGCTGATGTTTGGGGAAAATTACCCAGGGACGGCAAAGAGAATGGCGGTACTGGCGTGGAATTATGGGCTGTGATTGAGGCAGAATCGAAAGATGATGCATTTGAACAGTGGAGACAGTTGGCAAACTCCCTTTCCGGTCTTTTTTGTGCATCGCTAAACTTTATAGACTCTTCATTGACAACAAGTCCTGTCACGGTATTTCAGCCGAAATTTGCATCTTTGGAGAATGCTCTGATTAAAACTGGGAACGACATGTATCTTTTTCGCAGTGCTTTGCCGAGAGAGCCTGTTTGCACCGAGAATTTGACACCTTTTTTGAAAATCCTTCCTACAAAGGGTAAAGCCGGTATCTTCTCACTTCTTACAGGTAAGAAAATGTTCAATTCTGAGTGGTCTTCTATGGCGGTGGATATTTTAACAGTATGTGACTCTGAAAATGATTGCCACTATCAGATCAAGCAATCCATTGATCTTATCAAGAACATTCCCCGtgttttggaaagaaacgTCATGCCCATTCCTAAACCTATCTCCGGTGATGATCTTCGTTGTGACCTAACCAAGAAGGCTGATCTCTTCCACTGCTTCCCTTTACCTGAGTCTAACGAACTTGATTTTGATCTATACGATTTATTCGGAAGAGTCATTCATGGTGGTGCCTTGATGGCTTCCACACAAACTAGAGTGTGTGCCGACCTCGATACTCGTTATTGGAAGGTGCTGTTGAACTCCTCTGCTCCTGCTGGTGATTCTATCCATGAAGATGGACGTCTTTGTTTCGACCTCAACACTAATGCAGATTACGATCTAAGATTCTCTACTAAAGATTCCACTCAAATTGTATCTTTGGACCCTCCTCCTATCTATGCTTCTAGATCTCTCTCTGGATATTCTCAGGATAGTGGCGGCTTTAGAATAGATTTGTACAATCCTaccgatgaagatgaaaacGTGGTCATCTTCGAAACATTTCCATGGTTTGTTAGGTTGTCTCTACATACTTTGACTATTACAGTCAACGATACCGCCAGTCACGGCGTATCCGATAAAGTCATAAACAATGTGGTTGATGAGATCATATATAATCCTGCTGTTGACAGAAAGAGTCCTTCGCATTTGGAATTGATGACATCGATTCCCTCCAAGACCAAGGTGAAGCTTTCTCTTGATTTCGATAAGGCTATGCTATTGTATGCAGAGTATCCTCCAGATGCCAACCACGGATTCGAGATTGATCCTGCCGTTATATCTATCATTGATAAAATTACTGGCGATACCATGTATCAGATGAGAACCACCACTGCCTTGTTGACGCTTCCAACCCCTGACTTCTCTATGCCTTACAACGTCATCATTCTAACTTCTACTGTAATGTCATTGGCATTTGGttcatttttcaatctgttAACCAAGAGAACGGtgacagaagaagaagctgaagccGCTGCTGCTAACTCCTCTATCCGCATCACCACGAACAGAATCCTGGGATACAGGCAGAAGCTTAGATCGATGGTCCGTGGCAATTAA